The following proteins are co-located in the Ammospiza caudacuta isolate bAmmCau1 chromosome 32, bAmmCau1.pri, whole genome shotgun sequence genome:
- the LOC131569961 gene encoding mucin-2-like, protein MTIRRDPTIGMETPPPVTPAPLRDAALAVAEVSVLSLLLLLAVTNAPPVTPAPPPGRCPGCRGDLAAFPPPPPRRVQQLPVLFALCPLPASPEPPGSPHGPPLTSLGDAPPPVTPAPPRDAALAVAEVSVLSLLFLLAVTSNLLTPPPVTPAPPRDAALAVAEVSVLSLLFLLAVTSNLLVLFALRPAPRAPRAPGQPPARPARPLRRYLRHLSLADLAAAAGLVLPQLLWDLTDRFRGPDPLCRLTKYLQGVAMFASAYVAVAMAWDRHRAICRPLGTARGTARDREGSWWRWVSPTLHVTPMSPTIHITPVPPSPNGTPVSLRVSPMPPSPNGSPMSFHVTPMSHCVTPVSPSPNGTPMSHRVSPVSLHATPMSHCVTPMSLSPKDTPKFFHVTPVPPSPNGSPMSHHVTPMYLCVTPVPPSPNDSPMSLRVSPMSPSPPLSPQMPTRCLSQATLGGSWATTGMSGATMGGSWAAMGDSGTTMKRNQASTGVPQPTPDGDSGATTAESGATPAGSGATTAGLGATMQDYRTTTEGTGTTMKRNRASTGVPQSTPAGDSGATTEGSGATTAGSGATIGDSGTTTEGTKTTMKRNRATTGVPQPTPDGDSGATMAGSGATRRWWRVAAGQARSVLSRFRSVLSRFRRRWDALATAWALALLFGLPQVGIFGQREVGPGESDCWAAFAQPWGARAYVTWVALAVLVAPAVLLGVLLVAVARALRGSPGGPGGLGRARAKSHRMAMVVLGVFVLCWTPFFCAQLWAVWDPRAPTEGPAFTILMLLASLTSCTNPWISAAFSTSLARAMGRLLCPCRHRGDTG, encoded by the exons ATGAC AATTCGGAGGGACCCCACAATTGGCATGGAG acGCCCCCCCCGGTCACTCCCGCTCCCCTCCGGGACGCGGCTCTGGCTGTGGCTGAAGTCTCCGTcctgtccctcctcctcctcctcgccgtCACCA acgCCCCCCCGGTCACTCCCGCGCCCCCCCCGGGACGCTGCCCTGGCTGTCGCGGAGATCTCgctgctttccctcctcctcctcctcgccgtGTGCAGCAACTCCCGGTGCTGTTcgccctgtgccccctccccgcGTCCCCCGAGCCCCCGGGCAGCCCCCACGGACCCCCACTGACCTCCCTAGGAG ACGCCCCCCCCCCGGTCACTCCCGCTCCCCCCCGGGACGCGGCTCTGGCTGTGGCTGAAGTCTCGgtgctctccctcctcttcctcctggctGTCACCAGCAACCTCCTG ACGCCCCCCCCGGTCACTCCCGCTCCCCCCCGGGACGCGGCTCTGGCTGTGGCTGAAGTCTCGgtgctctccctcctcttcctcctggctGTCACCAGCAACCTCCTGGTGCTGTTCGCGCtccgccccgctccccgcgccccccgcgcccccgggcagcccccggcccgcccggcgcggccgctccgccgcTACCTGCGGCACCTGAGCCTGGCGGAcctggcggcggcggcggggctggTGCTGCcgcagctgctgtgggacctCACGGACCGGTTCCGCGGCCCGGACCCGCTCTGCCGCCTCACCAAGTACCTGCAGGGCGTCGCCATGTTCGCCTCGGCATACGTGGCCGTGGCCATGGCGTGGGACCGGCACCGGGCCATCTGCCGGCCCTTGGGGACAGCGCGGGGGACAGcgagggacagggaggggagcTGGTGGAGGTGGG tgtccccaaccctCCATGTCactccaatgtccccaaccaTCCACATCACCCCGGTGCCACCAAGTCCCAATGGCACTCCAGTGTCCCTTCGTGTGTCCCCAATGCCACCAAGTCCCAATGGCAGCCCAATGTCCTTCCatgtcaccccaatgtcccactgtgtcaccccagtgtctCCAAGCCCCAATGGCACCCCAATGTCCCAccgtgtgtccccagtgtccctccatgccaccccaatgtcccactgtgtcaccccaatgtccctAAGCCCCAAAGACACCCCAAAGTTCTTCCATGTCACTCCAGTGCCACCAAGTCCCAATGGCAGCCCGATGTCCCACCATGTCACCCCAATGTACCTCTgtgtcaccccagtgccaccaagtCCCAATGACAGTCCAATGTCCCTCcgtgtgtccccaatgtccccatcaCCCCCCTTGTCACCCCAGATGCCCACCAGGTGCCTGTCACAGGCCACCCTGGGGGGTTCCTGGGCCACCACGGGGATGTCCGGGGCCACCAtgggggggtcctgggctgCCATGGGGGACTCTGGGACCACCATGAAGAGGAACCAGGCCAGTACGGGGGTCCCTCAACCCACTCCAGATGGGGACTCTGGGGCCACCACAGCAGAGTCCGGGGCCACCCCAGCTGGATCTGGGGCCACCACGGCAGGGCTTGGGGCCACCATGCAGGACTACAGGACCACCACAGAGGGGACTGGGACCACCATGAAGAGGAACCGGGCCAGCACGGGGGTGCCTCAATCCACCCCTGCTGGGGACTCTGGGGCCACCACGGAGGGGTCCGGGGCCACTACAGCTGGATCTGGAGCCACCATAGGGGACTCTGGGACCACCACAGAGGGGACCAAGACCACCATGAAGAGGAACCGGGCCACTACGGGGGTCCCTCAACCCACTCCAGATGGGGACTCTGGGGCCACCATGGCTGGATCCGGTGCCACCAGGCGGTGGTGGCGGGTGGCAGCGGGCCAGGCTCGCTCAGTTCTGTCCCGGTTCCGCTCGGTTCTGTCCCGGTTCCGCCGCCGCTGGGACGCTCTGGCCACGGCCTgggccctggctctgctcttcgGGCTCCCCCAGGTCGGCATCTTCGGGCAGCGCGAGGTGGGCCCGGGCGAGAGCGATTGCTGGGCGGCGTTCGCGCAGCCCTGGGGAGCCCGCGCCTATGTCACCTGGGTGGCGCTGGCCGTGCTGGTGGCACCGGCCGTGCTGCTCGGGGTCCTGCTGGTGGCCGTGGCCCGGGCGCTCCGAGGCTCCCCCGGCGGTCCCGGCGGGCTCGGCCGGGCCCGCGCCAAGAGCCACCGCATGGccatggtggtgctgggagtATTCGTGCTCTGCTGGACGCCCTtcttctgtgcccagctctgggccgTGTGGGACCCCCGGGCACCCACGGAAg ggcccGCGTTCACCATCCTGATGCTCCTGGCCAGCCTGACCAGCTGCACCAACCCCTGGATCTCGGCCGCCttcagcaccagcctggcccGGGCCATGGGCAGGCTCCTGTGTCCCTGCCGCCATCGTGGGGACACTGGGTGA